Genomic segment of Acinetobacter defluvii:
TTCACATAATAATAAAATATTCGTTGGATCATCTGATAGTTGATATGAGAAGAAGGGGATACCGCGAGTAGAATTTTCTGATGCTGCAACATTATGAGCTAAAACGCCATATGTACCTTCAAATCCAGTTATTTCATCTATGTTTAATTTTGCACCACATCCTTTAAACATACATCGGCCATGACTTGAGAGATAAATCTGGTTTTTATCTTTTTCAGATAAATCGTTACCCCTACCTGTAAGATGCTCAAAATCAAAAATTCTTTTTATGAAATATTCTAATTGGTTTACAGGGTTTGGTTTTTGTTTAGGAATCTTTCTAGGAACAAAATCTACATCTTTAACTTCGCTCTCTTGAGAGGAGGTTAAATTCCATGTTTCTTTTAACTTTTCAAAATCATGTAGAGTGTGGGCATCAATTATGTGACCTTGAAGAAAGCGTGCATAAATGGAAATTTTTTTGGCAAGCAATCTTCGGACAAAAGTTAAAGTATCATCATAATTGAGAATTATACGGAAAAAACTTTCAGGGCTTTTATTTTTCAATAAGACAAAAATTATATTTTTACGTTCTTCATCAACTAATACACCTAATGAATCTATACAAATATGCTTTAAAATTTCTTCTATATATTTATTTGCATTTGATAAATCATCTATTGCTGATAAAGAAGTCTGTAAACTTAGGGATGGGTCTAGTTGCATTTTCAATTTAACTCAATATAACCTAACAGTTTGATTTTAAAATTTTTTCTACCAATCCAGATTCCAGTTTTTACTCTTCCGATTATTAAATATAAAACTGGGTCATTAAGATTGGTAATGCCATTTAGAACAGTATCTATATCCCTTAAATCGGTTGGAGAGGGTGTTGGTACATCTTCAGGATGTGTATGCCATAGGCCTTGAAAATTATAGAATTTTTTAGATTCGTTCCAAGCTTGTATTAAAGCATATTGGTGGGACTTTGACCTAAAGAAAGACATACGTGTTTGACAGTCTCCTTCCATAGGAGAGGTAAAGCTTTCAATGATTTTAGCTTTAGTTTCTATGTCTGTTCTGATGTGGTTCTAGGATTTTAGACCACGCCTATAAGTGATAATCTACTCCCCAATAAGCATGGGAAATGCTTGTTTTTGGAGTCAACCATGACACGAAGAAAACGTCGTAATCATTCAGCAGAGTTTAAAGTTAAAGTTGCTCTCGCAGCAATTAAAGGCGACCACACACTCGCTGAACTTTCTACTCAATTCGATTTACATCAAAACCAAATCATCGATTGGAAAAATCAACTGCTTGAGCAATCAATCAATATTTTTTCACGACCAACAGCACAACAAGAACCTGAGATTGACCTCAAAGCTCTACATGCCAAGATAGGACATCAGGCATTGCAAATTGATTTTTTAGAAGGTGCGCTCAGAAAAATAGGGCAGCTGAGCGGCAAAAAATGATCGATAAGACCCATCAACTTTCGGTACGACAACAATCGCAATTGATTCAAATCAATCGCAGTACGTTGTATTACAAGCCCAAAGAGATTTCATCAACTGATTTGAGTTTGATGCGTCTAATCGATGAAATTCATCTCGACTACCCATTTATGGGCAGTCGAATGATACGAGATATGCTACAGCGTCAAGGACATAAAATAGGTCGGCGTAAAGTCCGACGTTTAATGCGCTTGATGGGAATACATGCCTTGTATCCAAAACCCAATACCAGTAAGCCTAATCTTGCACACCGTATTTTCCCATATCTGTTGAAAAACATGGTCATCGATCACTCTAATCAAGTCTGGTGTACAGATATCACGTACATTCCTATGGCTAAAGGCTTTGTCTATCTGTGTGCAATTATAGATTGGCATAGTCGTAAAGTACTGGCTCATCGTGTATCGATCAGTATGGAAACAGACTTTTGCATAGATGCGTTGCAAGAAGCAATTGTGAAATATGGTTGTCCAGAGGTGTTTAATACAGACCAAGGCAGTCAATTCACAAGCGAGGCATTTTTGAATGAGTTAAAATTGCGAAATATCCGTATCAGTATGGATGGGAAAGGACGATGGATGGATAATGTAATGATTGAGCGTTTATGGCGCAGTGTGAAGCATGAGGAAGTCTATTTGAAGGCTTACGATACGGTTAAACAAGCAAAACAATCAATTGCTGAATATTTGGATTTTTATAACACGATACGTCCTCATTCAAGCTTGAATAAGGCAACACCAAATGAATTTTATGATCGACATTTACCAAAAGTAATGGCAGCATAATTTAAATATTTAGAGCGGATTTATCACTTATAAAACTAGATTGAGTGGTCTAATTAACGGAACCACATCAGTTCTTCCAATTAGAATGCCACCCGATTCTGGAGAATCTGATTCTAATTGTATAAATTGCTTTAAACTCTTTAAAACATTTGCTTGAATAATAAAGACTTGGCCTGTAGGTGTGTCACATTTAATCCTCCCTTGAGTTATGTATTGCAACATGGGCATACTTCTTTATAAATTTCTTTTAAATTCAATATATTAATTCCATTTGAATTATTTACTGAATTATAAAAAGGGGTAGTAATTATTCCATTTTTATTTGCATTCTGATTGTCGCCAGAAATAGAAACAAATCCTAATTGTTGATTCAGGACATATTCAGAAATATAGCTTGCTAGCTTCATGCAATTTAAAGAAGAGAAGGGGGTAAATGCACCAGCACACCCTGTAATATTTTTAGCAATTAGCTGTCCAGATTGTACATATTTATACATAGGGGTAAGACTTTTATTTGATTTTTCATCAAAATATAAGCAGTTTAAACATCCTACATGTTTATTATTGAAAGAAATAAAATGTCCACCTAAATCATAAGGTTCTAACCAGCCTATTATTACTTGAATGTTTGCACTTATTTCATAAATAGTTTTTACGAGAGAAATCTCAGTAGGAGTATGGCCAATTGCTATGATGATAGTATCAATATCTTCAGTAATTTTTGATTTTATCCAGCTTTCACCATGGCTTACGAATGGAAAAATAGTTAATCCGGGCCTTTCTATTAAAAACTTATTAGCTAAAGAAGTAGATTTATAGGTATTAACATACTGCAAACCTAAAGAATGACGATAAATATTATCTGTTTTTAAAAGCTCTGGATCTATGAAAGAAAATTTATTTACGCCTGTTTGAGCTAATATCTCTGCAATCTTTGAGCCTAAAGCCCCACATCCGATAATCGCTATATGTCTTGTTTTTTTCTCTTGCCCCGTTCTATTTAATAAATAATCTATCCACGCTCTTTGTGTTAAAGAGACTTTAAAGCCTTTGAAGGATACTTTTTCTTTGAAAGAATACCAAATGGCATAATAAAAAATCACATAAGCAAATCCATGTTCATTTGGAATTCCCACTAGGGCATAATGATTGCCTTGTTTTAACAAAGATCGTTTGTTCTCATTAGAGAGGGTATTAACAATTTTTAGAAAATAGTCCTCATTAAAATAATCTCCTATATCTGGTATGGGGAAAACAGAAGCATCTTCTAATAATATCTTATGAATTTTTACTTTTGTGAGCTGGTTGTGGTTTATGTAAGAACTATCGCCATCATCAATATGCTCTAATATTTGATGATTCCCTTTTGATGATTTTCTTAACCAACCATATAAATTAAATGTAGAAGTAGGGTCGCAATGTAATATTACATCCTCATTTATATTTTGAGTGCTGCCTAAATATCCTTCTAGTTCGTTATACAAGCTTACTCGGTTGTTTAATTGAAAATTAATAAAAGATTGCTTGAGTATATCTATAGCCCTTTCAAAGAATTCAGTAATAAGTTCTTTATGTCTATAGCCTTCAAAGTTTTCACCTTGATGATCCGTAGTACAAATTTCCCCACTTTGACTCACATGATCTAAGGCAGACATTGGTCGTGTCAATATTCTAAAAATGGGAGGTATCGTCCAATTAGCTCTATTTTGAAAAATTAGACCAAGGCAAACCTGTTGTGTATTAATGAGAAAATCAAATTTTAGATTAACCCAATCCTTAGTAATAGAAGTGACATGGATATTTTGAGCTCCATGTTCACTTAATAGCTTTTCAATATTGTCTAACTTTGGGTTATCAAAAAACATTGAGTTTTCCTAAGCAGATTTTCCTTCTTGAGTGTAATAAGTTTGTACTACTGGTTCGGACACTTCTTGTATTTCAGGGATAGGGAATTGTCTTCCAAAAGTTTTATTTAAAATTTTGCAAGCTTCTACTGTATCAGTTTCCTCATTTACAGCTTCTAAAGATGATTTTAAATCTTCAAGTTTTGATTTTAAGTGCTCCATTTGTTTTCGGGTCAATTTTTCGAGTAAGTCTACACCTTGATGTGCAGGTAAATTAATTACGAGTCTGAAGTAATACTCGTTATTTTCTGGATCAATGCTAAAGGTAGTGAATTGATCTAATACATTATTTACTATAGAAAGTAATACCTTATTATCATTCTCATAATCTTCAGCTGTTATATGCTCATATACAGCTGTAGTGATAGCAATACTCTTAAAAAAATCTAGACCTTTCTCATTTCGCCATTGTTTCAAGTAGCGAGTACATCGTCTAAACTGATGACGTAAATCTGAATCATCTTCAAATTTTCCCAAAATTGTATCGGTAAGTTCAGTAGGATTTGAAATATCCCAAGTCTTAAGGTCTTCAGAGGAGAATTCCTTACCTCGAGCTAGATACATATTGCCTTTGTCGTCTTCAGCGTAGATGGGCAGATCTACATGATAATCGGGACTACCATTTTTGAGATAAGTGACAGTTACGCAAGGTCGTTTGATCGTTACAGTTCTATTTGAATGAGTTAAAGCATCTCTAACAATTTTTTTAATTTCTACTGAGCCATATTCCTCTTTGTCACAATCTAATAAAACTCCTACATCAATATCATAATCTCCATTCTTAGGCTTAATCCCTGTGCCCAAGGCATAACTACCTTGATTAAAGTATTCAACAAATTGAGGACCATTTGGATCCTTTTTGAGTTCATCTTTTAAGGTGCTAATCAAAAGGTCACGTTTTTCACGTAATGTACTTTCTTCGTCATAACGACCTAATCGAATATTTGTGTGGAACTTAGCATAGTGTTTTTGTGGATTCGCCATATTGTTGTATTCCTGTAGTGCTTTTGTTGTTATGGGGATCTCCTATATTAAATACAAGTTAAGACATTAAAAAAAATAGAATTTTTAAAGGGAAAATTTAATCAAAAAATATTTAAACAAACGATGAGATGTATCAATCTCCAATTTTTAGCATTCCTTCCCAACTAAAATAGTTTGGCACTGTTGCAAATAGGCTGACATGATAAGCTAAATATCTTATTTATTTCGAGATACAGCAGATGAATCCCTTCCATGGTCGGCACTTTCAAGGTGAAATCATTCTTTGGGCTGTTCGTTGGTATTGTAAATATGGCATCAGCTATCGTGAACTTCAAGAAATGCTCGCTGAACGAGGTGTGAATGTTGACCACACCACAATTTATCGTTGGGTTCAGCGTTATGCTCCAGAAATGGAAAAACGCTTACGCTGGTATTGGCGTAATCCTACAGATTTACATTCATGGCATATGGATGAGACTTATATCAAAGTGAAGGGGCGATGGACTTACCTGTATCGTGCAGTTGATCAACGTGGTCATACGATTGACTTTTACCTTTCCGCTAGACGGAACAGTAAATCAGCCTATTGTTTTTTAGGAAAGATCTTCAATACGGTGAAAAAATGGCAAATTCCACGGGTCATCAATACAGATAAAGCAGCGACCTATGGCCATGCTTTATCACGGTTAAAGCGAGAAGGAAAATGTCCAGTAGATATTGAGCACAGGCAGATTAAGTATAAAAATAATGTCATTGAATGTGATCATGGTAAGTTAAAGCGGATCATCAGGGCCACATTAGGATTCAAATCTATGAAGACGGCTTATGCCACAATTAAAGGTATTGAAGTCATGCGTGCACTACGTAAAGGACAAGCATCGTCATTTTATTATGGTCAGCCTCAAGGTGAAGTGTGTCTAATCAACAGGGTTTTCGGTCTCTAAGCACTTTTAAAAAGGAACTTCATCGACTCAAATCTCTATTTGCAACAGTGCCCGGTATACCGATATTTACAAGTTAGTGAATAGCTTATTGGGATTAGCAACTAAATTTAGTTTAACTTATAAAAATCATGAAACACTGTTCGAATTTTAAGCGTGGAACGTGAAAAATCACAAAAAAAGCCCACCTTGGGGAAGGTGGGCTATCAACTAGAAACTACAGCATTGATTTCTAAGTGGAATTATAACGCATTTCGTATAAGGTGTATTATGTTAATTTTAGAGAAAGTTAATTATCTTTCAATGTCTCAAAAACATTATATGAAGCCTTAATACGATCTACATTTGGTATCTTTTTATTCATTAACATAACCAATCCAAATCCTTCTTCTGGAATAAATAAAACATACGCCCCAAAGCCATTAGTCGAACCTGTTTTATGAAAAACTTTAGATTTTGGTTGCGATAATTCTTTTACAACAGGATTTGAGCCCAATAAGATTTGTTTTGAATTACTAGCCTGTAGAATTTCAGAAGTAGTGGGATAAGAAAACATTTCCCATCCAAGTGCTTGTGTCATACCGCTATCAGAAACTTTAAAATATCCTTTGTGTGTATCCAGTATAGCTTTTTTCATAGCAGGGCTATTTGTATCTACATTAAGATTCGAATTTACAAACTTAAGCATATCTGGGAGTGTTGATTTAACGCCATATGCTTCATCCGACAATGGACCAGGATTAACTCGAATTGGCTTATTATTTTCATCATAACCAAAAGCATAGTTCGTTTTTTGTGCTTCTGGAACATTGACGTATGTATGTTTCAAATTAAGTTGAGGAAAAACAGTCTTCTCTAATAATGAAGAGAAAGGAACATTCATCGATTTTGCAGTTAGATACCCAAAAAGTCCTATACTTGGATTTGAGTATTCACGATAAGTACCAGGAGGATTCTTTACTTTCCAATTTTTGAAATACTCTAATATTTGCTTATCAGTTTTGATATTATCTGGAAATTGTAATGGCAAATTGCCACTTGTATAAGTTAATAACTCTAATAAATTTACCTTATCAATTTCTGAATTTTTTAAAGCAGGGACGTATTTACTAGGATGATCGTTGAACGATATTTTACCTTGATTATTGGCATATGTTCCTGAAATAGCAGTAAAAGTTTTACTTAAAGAACCTAACTCAAAAAGTGTCTGACTATTTACGCTTTCATTTGTATCTTTAGATCGGACACCATAATATTTTTCATAACTTTTACCGTTGTAAATTACGCCTATAGCCATACCAGCTACACCATACTCATCTATAAGTGGCTTAAATGATTGGGTAACAACTTTTTCAATATTTTTCTCATTTTGACTGACTTCACTTGCATTTAAATTCATACCAAAACCGATAACCATCGTAATGAAGCTTGCTTGAAAAAAATATTTTTGATTAAAAAACATTAGGTTAAATTTCTTTAAAAAAGATGGCACATATAATCTCATATACTAAATAACATATGTATTAATTTTTGTTAAATAACTTCTTATATAAAAATCATCTAGCCCAACAGCTATTTAACATAATGGCTGTTATACGAAACGAGAGTGTAACTCCAAAATAGAAATGTCCGGTTTCTCCAAAGTAAAAATGTCCGCTTTTAGAATATGCACTTTTGCAATTTTCTTAGCGGACGGTTTGATATGTTGGTGTCTATGTCGGATAAAGAACTTAAACGATTGTCGGTCTTGCAAGAAATCTGTGATCAACGCATAACCCAGTCCCAAGCTGCTCAGCTACTTCATATTTCAGAACGTCAGATCAGACGTTTATTGCAAAAATACAAAGCTCAAGGCCCAGCTGCATTAGCACATGCTGCACGTGGCCAAATCAGCAATTCCAGGCTTCCTGAAGAGCTCAGACTCAAGTGCCTCAATATTGTTTCGGATCAACTGCATGGTTTCGGACCCACTTTAGCGCATGAAAAGCTCACCACTGTTCATGGATTCGATATTTCAGTGGAAACACTGCGTTCCTGGATGATTGCAGCCGATCTGTGGATTCCTCGCGCCAAGCGCCTGAAACGCCCGTATCAGCCTCGTTATAACCGAGATTGTTATGGTGAACTGATTCAAATCGATGGCTCACACCATGACTGGTTTGAAGGACGCGCTGCTAAGTGCTGTCTGCTGGTATTTATCGATGATGCCACAGGAAAATTACAGCATTTACGTTTCTGTGAGTCGGAATCAGCATTTGACTATATGATTTCAACACGTTTGTATGTTGAGCAGCATGGTAAGCCGTTGGCGTTTTACAGTGATAAACATTCAGTCTTCAGGGTGAATCAAAGCAGCAAGAAAGACACCAAGATTACCCAGTTTGGACGCGTACTCAGTACCCTCAATATCGATATCATCTTCGCCAATTCACCACAAGCCAAAGGCCGTGTAGAACGGGCGAATAGAACGCTTCAGGACCGTCTGATTAAAGAAATGCGCCTGGAAGGCATCTGTTCGATTGAGCAAGCGAATGCCTGGCTGCCCTGCTTTATCGAGCAATTTAATCGTAAATTTGCCAATATGGCCTTTAATCCCAAGGATCTACACCGGACTGTCACTGAAACAGCCGAAGAATTAGATGATGTTTTTACCTGGCGTGAACCCCGCAGAG
This window contains:
- a CDS encoding Mov34/MPN/PAD-1 family protein; the protein is MEGDCQTRMSFFRSKSHQYALIQAWNESKKFYNFQGLWHTHPEDVPTPSPTDLRDIDTVLNGITNLNDPVLYLIIGRVKTGIWIGRKNFKIKLLGYIELN
- a CDS encoding IS3 family transposase (programmed frameshift), coding for MTRRKRRNHSAEFKVKVALAAIKGDHTLAELSTQFDLHQNQIIDWKNQLLEQSINIFSRPTAQQEPEIDLKALHAKIGHQALQIGFFRRCAQKNRAAERQKMIDKTHQLSVRQQSQLIQINRSTLYYKPKEISSTDLSLMRLIDEIHLDYPFMGSRMIRDMLQRQGHKIGRRKVRRLMRLMGIHALYPKPNTSKPNLAHRIFPYLLKNMVIDHSNQVWCTDITYIPMAKGFVYLCAIIDWHSRKVLAHRVSISMETDFCIDALQEAIVKYGCPEVFNTDQGSQFTSEAFLNELKLRNIRISMDGKGRWMDNVMIERLWRSVKHEEVYLKAYDTVKQAKQSIAEYLDFYNTIRPHSSLNKATPNEFYDRHLPKVMAA
- a CDS encoding ThiF family adenylyltransferase → MFFDNPKLDNIEKLLSEHGAQNIHVTSITKDWVNLKFDFLINTQQVCLGLIFQNRANWTIPPIFRILTRPMSALDHVSQSGEICTTDHQGENFEGYRHKELITEFFERAIDILKQSFINFQLNNRVSLYNELEGYLGSTQNINEDVILHCDPTSTFNLYGWLRKSSKGNHQILEHIDDGDSSYINHNQLTKVKIHKILLEDASVFPIPDIGDYFNEDYFLKIVNTLSNENKRSLLKQGNHYALVGIPNEHGFAYVIFYYAIWYSFKEKVSFKGFKVSLTQRAWIDYLLNRTGQEKKTRHIAIIGCGALGSKIAEILAQTGVNKFSFIDPELLKTDNIYRHSLGLQYVNTYKSTSLANKFLIERPGLTIFPFVSHGESWIKSKITEDIDTIIIAIGHTPTEISLVKTIYEISANIQVIIGWLEPYDLGGHFISFNNKHVGCLNCLYFDEKSNKSLTPMYKYVQSGQLIAKNITGCAGAFTPFSSLNCMKLASYISEYVLNQQLGFVSISGDNQNANKNGIITTPFYNSVNNSNGINILNLKEIYKEVCPCCNT
- a CDS encoding nucleotidyltransferase domain-containing protein, with amino-acid sequence MANPQKHYAKFHTNIRLGRYDEESTLREKRDLLISTLKDELKKDPNGPQFVEYFNQGSYALGTGIKPKNGDYDIDVGVLLDCDKEEYGSVEIKKIVRDALTHSNRTVTIKRPCVTVTYLKNGSPDYHVDLPIYAEDDKGNMYLARGKEFSSEDLKTWDISNPTELTDTILGKFEDDSDLRHQFRRCTRYLKQWRNEKGLDFFKSIAITTAVYEHITAEDYENDNKVLLSIVNNVLDQFTTFSIDPENNEYYFRLVINLPAHQGVDLLEKLTRKQMEHLKSKLEDLKSSLEAVNEETDTVEACKILNKTFGRQFPIPEIQEVSEPVVQTYYTQEGKSA
- a CDS encoding IS6-like element IS1008 family transposase, with the protein product MNPFHGRHFQGEIILWAVRWYCKYGISYRELQEMLAERGVNVDHTTIYRWVQRYAPEMEKRLRWYWRNPTDLHSWHMDETYIKVKGRWTYLYRAVDQRGHTIDFYLSARRNSKSAYCFLGKIFNTVKKWQIPRVINTDKAATYGHALSRLKREGKCPVDIEHRQIKYKNNVIECDHGKLKRIIRATLGFKSMKTAYATIKGIEVMRALRKGQASSFYYGQPQGEVCLINRVFGL
- the blaMCA gene encoding MCA family class C beta-lactamase, with protein sequence MFFNQKYFFQASFITMVIGFGMNLNASEVSQNEKNIEKVVTQSFKPLIDEYGVAGMAIGVIYNGKSYEKYYGVRSKDTNESVNSQTLFELGSLSKTFTAISGTYANNQGKISFNDHPSKYVPALKNSEIDKVNLLELLTYTSGNLPLQFPDNIKTDKQILEYFKNWKVKNPPGTYREYSNPSIGLFGYLTAKSMNVPFSSLLEKTVFPQLNLKHTYVNVPEAQKTNYAFGYDENNKPIRVNPGPLSDEAYGVKSTLPDMLKFVNSNLNVDTNSPAMKKAILDTHKGYFKVSDSGMTQALGWEMFSYPTTSEILQASNSKQILLGSNPVVKELSQPKSKVFHKTGSTNGFGAYVLFIPEEGFGLVMLMNKKIPNVDRIKASYNVFETLKDN
- a CDS encoding ISNCY family transposase; its protein translation is MSDKELKRLSVLQEICDQRITQSQAAQLLHISERQIRRLLQKYKAQGPAALAHAARGQISNSRLPEELRLKCLNIVSDQLHGFGPTLAHEKLTTVHGFDISVETLRSWMIAADLWIPRAKRLKRPYQPRYNRDCYGELIQIDGSHHDWFEGRAAKCCLLVFIDDATGKLQHLRFCESESAFDYMISTRLYVEQHGKPLAFYSDKHSVFRVNQSSKKDTKITQFGRVLSTLNIDIIFANSPQAKGRVERANRTLQDRLIKEMRLEGICSIEQANAWLPCFIEQFNRKFANMAFNPKDLHRTVTETAEELDDVFTWREPRRVTNSLTITYDKCVYLLENTEENKRLIGKYLEFLEYPDGTVAIEHQGRKINYSIFDKLSQLNQREVVENKRLGAVLNHIQQQHEELEQQNKRNRSQKMPSRRAQKTVIKERNLNPVLDLEVSV